From the Pedobacter cryoconitis genome, one window contains:
- a CDS encoding DUF6377 domain-containing protein produces MSSLNIMKHLVLNLTLLFIGCLYCAAQSPARDLEKLKLVLKEKPQLDAQKQARIDFLKASLTHKELDLKGEYLICLKLYNEYKSFQYGKAFYYAHQLQRISNQLKDPAKIAYAKLKLGFILLSSGMFKETFDSLSTLKTKHLPDSVKREYYLLNARTYYDLADFDQDDYYTKIYKTKASLYVDSALKLCDIHSFDYAYYSGLKLIKAGDLEHAVIKLKSLIRSKQLSEHEYAITASTLSDIYIQYHQPDVAIRLLINASIADIKSATKEAAAMLNLAQLLNKKPYTEDAYLLIRAAMDDAVYYGARQRKVQVSAILPVIASARILHEQEQKQMLFFYCTLLTILSIIIIVFAIIVCKQLKRIKAADKLVLEANARLRNTIEKLNEAEKIKEEYIGYYLHIISDYLNKLEKIKSSITQRLTTKKFDEIKVLVGNINLKKEREELFSNFDKAFLQLFPNFVTEFNALFPVEYQVKLLPHQLLNTDLRIFALIRLGVNDPDKLARILEYSLNTIYNYRTRIKNKSSHPDKFEAAILNIKAI; encoded by the coding sequence ATGAGTAGCTTAAATATCATGAAACACCTGGTACTTAATCTAACCTTATTATTTATCGGTTGCCTTTACTGTGCCGCCCAATCTCCGGCAAGAGATCTGGAAAAGCTTAAACTTGTTTTAAAGGAGAAACCACAATTAGACGCGCAAAAACAAGCGCGTATCGACTTTCTGAAAGCTTCACTGACGCACAAGGAATTGGATTTAAAAGGTGAATATCTCATCTGCCTGAAGTTATATAATGAATACAAATCTTTCCAATATGGTAAAGCATTCTATTATGCACATCAGTTACAACGAATCAGCAATCAACTGAAAGACCCGGCCAAAATCGCCTACGCTAAACTAAAACTAGGCTTTATCTTACTTTCTTCAGGTATGTTTAAAGAGACTTTTGATTCACTGAGTACTTTAAAGACCAAACACCTGCCAGACTCAGTTAAAAGAGAATACTATTTGCTGAACGCAAGAACTTATTATGACCTGGCAGATTTTGATCAGGATGATTATTACACCAAAATCTACAAGACTAAAGCCAGCCTGTATGTGGACTCTGCACTTAAACTCTGCGACATCCACTCTTTTGATTACGCTTATTATAGCGGTTTGAAATTGATTAAAGCCGGTGATCTTGAACATGCTGTTATCAAGCTCAAATCACTGATCCGTAGCAAGCAGTTATCTGAACATGAGTATGCAATTACCGCCTCTACATTGAGTGATATATACATCCAGTACCATCAACCAGACGTAGCTATCAGGTTGCTGATCAATGCTTCAATCGCTGATATAAAATCAGCTACAAAAGAAGCCGCAGCCATGTTAAATCTGGCTCAGCTCCTGAATAAAAAACCTTATACAGAAGATGCTTATCTTTTGATCAGAGCAGCCATGGACGATGCGGTTTACTATGGTGCCAGGCAGCGCAAAGTACAGGTAAGCGCTATTTTACCAGTTATTGCCAGTGCCAGAATCTTACACGAGCAGGAGCAAAAACAAATGTTGTTTTTTTACTGTACACTGCTGACTATCCTGTCGATCATAATTATTGTTTTTGCCATCATCGTTTGTAAGCAACTCAAAAGAATCAAGGCAGCTGATAAACTGGTTTTAGAGGCAAATGCCAGGTTGAGAAATACGATAGAAAAGCTAAACGAAGCAGAAAAGATCAAAGAGGAGTATATAGGATATTATCTTCACATCATTTCTGATTACCTGAACAAACTGGAAAAGATCAAAAGCTCCATTACACAAAGGCTCACGACTAAAAAGTTTGATGAAATCAAGGTATTGGTAGGAAATATCAATCTGAAAAAAGAACGCGAAGAACTCTTCAGCAATTTTGATAAAGCATTCCTGCAACTCTTTCCTAATTTCGTTACCGAATTTAATGCTCTTTTCCCGGTTGAATATCAGGTCAAACTGCTCCCCCATCAATTATTAAACACAGATTTAAGAATATTTGCACTTATTCGTTTAGGTGTAAATGATCCGGATAAGTTAGCCCGTATACTGGAATACTCTTTAAATACGATTTATAATTACCGGACAAGGATTAAGAATAAATCGAGTCATCCTGATAAGTTTGAAGCAGCAATTTTGAATATAAAAGCAATATAG
- a CDS encoding histone H1, with the protein MSKFAKLKEVIAATETDVEKFYNSGNGAAGTRLRKALQEIKGIAQEIRTEITEKKNAGK; encoded by the coding sequence ATGAGCAAATTCGCAAAATTGAAAGAAGTAATCGCTGCTACAGAAACAGACGTAGAAAAATTTTATAATTCAGGTAATGGCGCTGCCGGTACCAGATTACGTAAAGCTTTACAGGAAATTAAAGGTATTGCTCAGGAAATCCGTACGGAGATTACGGAGAAAAAAAATGCTGGAAAATAA
- a CDS encoding rhamnogalacturonan acetylesterase: MKRLVNHLIYLPAIVPLILIMSFCLPVKHITIYLAGDSTMSDKNIRAYPETGWGMPFALFFDSTVTVKNIAKNGRSTKTFIAEGLWKQISNQLKADDYVFIQFGHNDESPAKSSYTPEADYKNNLRLFIKETKAKNAIPILITPVSRRKFNTAGQIEETHLIYSALVREVAQEQQVQLIDLDKESRTLFQELGPENSKMLFNQLKAGENPNYPEGKTDNTHFNEMGARKIAEIVLREIKKQHLSLADRIYKK; encoded by the coding sequence ATGAAAAGATTAGTAAATCATTTAATTTATCTGCCTGCCATTGTGCCGTTAATCCTGATTATGTCTTTCTGCCTGCCAGTTAAACACATCACTATTTATCTTGCAGGAGATTCGACCATGTCTGATAAGAATATCAGAGCTTATCCTGAGACTGGTTGGGGCATGCCTTTTGCCTTATTTTTCGATTCTACAGTTACCGTAAAAAATATAGCTAAAAATGGCAGGAGCACTAAAACCTTTATCGCTGAGGGTTTATGGAAACAGATTTCAAATCAGTTAAAAGCAGATGATTATGTGTTTATCCAATTTGGGCACAATGATGAATCACCGGCAAAATCCAGCTATACTCCCGAAGCCGATTACAAGAACAACCTGCGTTTATTTATCAAAGAGACCAAAGCGAAAAATGCAATTCCGATATTAATTACTCCTGTATCACGCCGTAAGTTTAATACTGCTGGTCAAATTGAAGAAACACACCTGATTTATTCAGCACTGGTACGCGAAGTTGCGCAAGAACAACAAGTACAATTAATTGACCTGGACAAAGAAAGCCGGACATTATTTCAGGAACTAGGTCCGGAAAACTCAAAAATGCTTTTTAATCAGTTAAAAGCTGGTGAAAACCCAAATTATCCGGAAGGGAAAACAGATAATACACATTTCAATGAAATGGGTGCCCGTAAAATTGCAGAAATCGTGTTACGTGAAATCAAAAAACAGCATTTAAGTCTGGCAGACCGGATTTATAAAAAATAG
- a CDS encoding nuclear transport factor 2 family protein gives MKNTAFEHIAQQWFAAFNTHNLEELLALYDEQAIHFSPKLKVRKPETEGLIKGKSALREWWKDCFDRLPALRYQPTSFTANEQRVFMEYIRSVTGEPDMLIAEVLEIRDGKINASRVYHG, from the coding sequence ATGAAAAACACAGCTTTCGAGCATATTGCGCAACAATGGTTTGCTGCTTTTAATACGCATAACCTGGAAGAGCTCTTAGCATTATATGATGAACAGGCCATACATTTTAGTCCAAAACTAAAAGTCAGGAAACCTGAAACTGAAGGTCTGATCAAAGGCAAATCAGCACTTCGTGAATGGTGGAAAGATTGTTTTGACCGCTTACCTGCTTTACGTTATCAGCCAACTTCATTTACGGCAAACGAACAGCGTGTATTTATGGAATATATAAGATCAGTGACAGGAGAACCAGATATGCTGATCGCTGAGGTTCTTGAAATTAGAGATGGAAAAATAAATGCGTCAAGAGTCTATCATGGATAG
- a CDS encoding glycoside hydrolase family 71/99-like protein, translating to MKNLTICLLIAMACLGCKKSVTPQQDEPGAAAKSLPVANAISKSTSKKIFMHWMPWFETPDSRGAWGYHWKMNTQNPDIITNGKRQIAAYAYPKTGPYASGDSDIIEYQLLLMKYSGVDGVMIDWPGTRARYDYPDNLANSNALISKLNALGLQFSIVQEDRNWDAGQTSGANGDFVYMQNNYFNQSNYLKVNNVPVVLNFGPITFHQPSEWDQILAGLNPKPKVIPLYGNTNQVGSNNAGGEFPWIYQDHPTVVNNYYAQASNFPISIGVVYPGFKSFYQAGGADGPTWQIAYNGTSTFSTLLDKALASSVGIIQFATWNDYGEGTMIEPTAEFGYGFLTTMQQKLGVSYGQHELELIYRLYQYRKQYKGNSGVQQQLNQVFGYFAAQQVSNAEGLLNSIGGGTTAPPTGTGITIKNKWLNTFLFEENGQVKYGSSNTDARAKWVLEQVNGHTRIKNVSTSHYLNIEHLYSYAESSVIPDTFYSSYWVVEDYNGFKRIKSEWKNTYLNLENQSGLAQATTINATAESSQWTLN from the coding sequence ATGAAAAACTTAACTATTTGCTTACTTATAGCCATGGCTTGCCTGGGTTGTAAGAAGTCAGTCACCCCACAGCAAGATGAGCCGGGTGCAGCTGCTAAATCGCTTCCTGTAGCGAATGCAATCTCAAAGTCAACCTCCAAGAAAATTTTCATGCACTGGATGCCCTGGTTCGAAACGCCGGATTCAAGAGGGGCATGGGGATACCATTGGAAAATGAACACGCAAAACCCGGATATAATCACAAACGGTAAACGCCAGATTGCAGCTTATGCTTATCCAAAAACAGGCCCATATGCCTCAGGAGATTCTGATATCATCGAATATCAGTTATTACTGATGAAATATTCGGGCGTTGACGGAGTAATGATTGACTGGCCGGGTACCAGAGCACGGTATGATTATCCCGATAACCTGGCAAATTCCAATGCGTTGATTTCCAAACTAAATGCACTTGGTTTACAGTTCAGTATTGTACAGGAAGACCGGAACTGGGATGCCGGACAAACCAGCGGCGCAAATGGTGATTTCGTTTACATGCAGAATAATTACTTTAATCAAAGTAATTACCTGAAAGTGAATAATGTGCCTGTAGTTTTAAACTTTGGCCCTATAACTTTTCATCAGCCCTCAGAATGGGATCAGATCCTGGCAGGTCTTAATCCAAAACCAAAAGTTATTCCATTGTACGGAAATACAAACCAGGTGGGATCAAATAATGCAGGAGGGGAGTTTCCGTGGATTTATCAGGATCATCCTACGGTGGTGAATAACTATTACGCACAAGCTTCTAATTTCCCGATCTCAATCGGTGTAGTTTATCCTGGCTTCAAGTCTTTCTACCAGGCTGGCGGAGCGGATGGGCCTACCTGGCAAATTGCCTATAATGGAACCAGCACTTTTTCAACTTTGCTGGACAAAGCATTAGCTTCCAGTGTAGGTATTATTCAGTTTGCAACCTGGAATGATTACGGAGAAGGTACAATGATTGAGCCTACTGCCGAGTTTGGCTATGGATTTCTGACTACCATGCAGCAAAAATTGGGAGTGTCTTATGGACAGCATGAACTGGAATTGATTTATCGTTTGTATCAATATCGCAAACAGTATAAAGGTAATTCTGGTGTTCAGCAGCAGCTAAATCAGGTGTTTGGTTACTTTGCCGCACAGCAGGTCAGCAATGCTGAAGGCTTGTTGAATAGTATTGGAGGCGGGACTACGGCACCACCGACAGGAACAGGCATCACTATCAAAAATAAATGGTTAAATACTTTTCTGTTTGAAGAAAACGGGCAGGTTAAATATGGCTCTTCCAATACTGACGCCCGTGCAAAATGGGTATTAGAACAAGTCAACGGGCATACCAGGATTAAAAACGTAAGCACAAGTCACTACCTGAATATTGAGCATTTGTATAGCTATGCAGAAAGTTCGGTAATCCCTGATACTTTTTATAGCAGTTATTGGGTCGTTGAAGATTACAATGGCTTTAAAAGGATTAAAAGTGAATGGAAAAACACTTATCTGAATTTAGAAAACCAAAGCGGACTTGCGCAGGCTACTACTATTAATGCTACCGCCGAGAGCAGTCAGTGGACATTAAATTAA